A single Stutzerimonas stutzeri DNA region contains:
- the cyoE gene encoding heme o synthase has product MATLLSERSARVSWRDYLELTKPKVVLLMLITSLVGMFLATRAGVPWTVLVFGNLGIALCAGGAAAVNHVVDRRIDSVMARTHKRPLAEGRVSPASALLFALLLSVAGMGLLLVFTNALAAWLTLASLIGYAVIYTGFLKRATPQNIVIGGLAGAAPPLLGWVAVTGQVTAEPLLLVLIIFAWTPPHFWALAIHRKAEYAKVNVPMLPVTHGEHYTKVHILLYTGVLLAVSFMPFAIHMSGPLYLAAAVLLGARFLYWTLVLYRDSRPHAAIKTFKFSIWYLFALFIALLVDHYLLLNI; this is encoded by the coding sequence ATGGCCACACTACTCAGCGAACGCAGCGCCCGGGTCAGCTGGCGCGACTACCTGGAACTGACCAAGCCGAAGGTGGTGCTGCTGATGCTCATCACATCGTTGGTGGGCATGTTTCTCGCAACGCGCGCAGGGGTTCCCTGGACCGTACTGGTGTTCGGCAACCTCGGCATCGCGCTTTGCGCTGGCGGCGCGGCGGCGGTTAATCACGTGGTGGATCGGCGTATCGACTCGGTGATGGCGCGCACCCACAAGAGGCCGTTGGCCGAAGGGCGTGTATCGCCGGCTTCGGCCTTGCTGTTCGCGCTGCTGCTGAGCGTTGCCGGCATGGGATTGCTGCTGGTGTTCACCAACGCGCTGGCCGCCTGGCTGACGCTGGCGTCGCTGATCGGCTATGCGGTCATTTATACCGGTTTTCTCAAGCGTGCAACGCCGCAGAACATCGTCATCGGCGGTCTGGCCGGGGCGGCGCCACCGCTGCTCGGTTGGGTCGCGGTGACCGGGCAGGTGACCGCCGAGCCGCTCTTGCTGGTATTGATCATCTTCGCCTGGACGCCGCCACACTTCTGGGCGCTGGCGATTCATCGCAAGGCCGAGTACGCCAAGGTCAACGTACCCATGCTGCCGGTGACCCATGGCGAGCACTACACTAAGGTGCATATCCTGCTGTACACCGGCGTGTTGCTGGCGGTGAGCTTTATGCCGTTCGCCATCCACATGAGCGGCCCGCTGTACCTGGCGGCAGCTGTGCTACTGGGCGCGCGCTTCCTGTACTGGACGCTCGTGCTGTACCGGGACAGCCGCCCCCATGCGGCCATCAAGACATTCAAATTCAGCATCTGGTATCTGTTCGCGCTGTTCATCGCGCTGCTGGTTGATCATTATCTGCTGTTGAATATCTAG
- a CDS encoding twin transmembrane helix small protein, with protein MLKAAIVLLLVATLVSLFSGLFFLVKDEGRTSRLVTALFVRVTLTALTVALIAWGFHTGQLHPGFGA; from the coding sequence ATGCTCAAGGCGGCGATCGTTCTGTTATTAGTGGCCACGCTGGTCAGTCTGTTCAGTGGCCTGTTCTTCCTGGTCAAGGACGAGGGTCGTACCTCACGCCTGGTCACCGCCCTCTTCGTGCGCGTCACCCTGACCGCGCTGACCGTCGCCCTGATCGCCTGGGGCTTCCATACCGGGCAGCTACACCCGGGGTTCGGTGCCTGA
- a CDS encoding acyltransferase family protein: MPAHPGAVSTRENNFDFLRFFAATLVLLVHSYPLTGRRPDEPIERLTGYENGGEFAVAVFFVISGYLITSSWLNSSSAKSYLIKRALRVFPALILAVLLSVFVIGPLVTERPLSGYFASPITWTYLQNLLLVTRFELPGVFSQNIYPNVVNGSLWTLPLEVMMYLGVLVLGLTGLLKRRLIFLPIAGLALGHFWLLGRLGIESFFINNLFKLGLLYYTGAAIFLYREALPWRGWIAAAFVAALVLTFHTAAGPYVYMVALPYLVIYLAYAPIPLIARFGKYGDFSYGMYIYAFPFQQLTVYLLGHEIGVFWLTVISLVPTLLLAILSWHLVEAPAMTLKQRFARAPQLGLAPRKTLG; this comes from the coding sequence ATGCCCGCCCACCCAGGCGCAGTGTCTACGCGCGAAAACAACTTCGACTTCCTGAGATTCTTTGCCGCCACGCTGGTCCTGCTCGTCCACAGCTATCCGCTGACCGGGCGACGGCCGGACGAGCCGATCGAGCGGCTGACCGGCTACGAGAATGGCGGTGAATTCGCCGTTGCGGTCTTCTTCGTGATCAGCGGTTACCTGATCACCTCGTCGTGGCTGAACAGCAGCAGCGCGAAAAGCTATCTGATCAAACGGGCGCTGCGCGTCTTTCCCGCCTTGATACTGGCGGTTCTGCTGTCGGTGTTCGTCATCGGCCCGCTGGTCACCGAGCGTCCCCTGAGCGGCTATTTCGCGTCCCCGATCACCTGGACCTACCTGCAGAACCTGTTGCTCGTGACGCGCTTCGAATTGCCAGGGGTGTTCAGCCAGAACATCTATCCGAACGTGGTGAACGGATCGCTGTGGACACTGCCACTCGAAGTGATGATGTACCTGGGTGTCCTGGTCCTGGGCCTGACCGGATTGCTGAAACGCCGCCTGATCTTCCTGCCGATCGCCGGCCTCGCCCTGGGCCACTTCTGGCTGCTGGGGAGGCTCGGCATCGAGTCGTTCTTCATCAACAATCTGTTCAAGCTCGGGCTGTTGTATTACACCGGCGCCGCGATTTTTCTCTACCGCGAGGCGCTACCCTGGCGCGGCTGGATCGCGGCGGCGTTCGTCGCGGCGCTGGTACTCACGTTTCATACCGCTGCCGGCCCCTACGTCTACATGGTCGCCCTGCCTTATCTGGTGATCTACCTCGCGTATGCGCCGATTCCACTGATTGCCCGGTTCGGCAAGTACGGCGATTTCTCCTACGGCATGTACATCTACGCGTTCCCGTTTCAACAACTGACCGTTTACCTGCTGGGGCACGAGATCGGCGTTTTCTGGTTGACCGTCATCAGCCTCGTGCCGACCCTGCTGCTGGCCATCCTGTCCTGGCATCTGGTCGAGGCGCCGGCGATGACGCTCAAGCAGCGCTTCGCACGCGCGCCGCAACTGGGGCTGGCGCCGCGCAAGACCCTCGGATGA
- the coxB gene encoding cytochrome c oxidase subunit II, whose protein sequence is MSRHPRVWMGIGLWSLFGQAQAAWDVNMRSGATDVSRSVFDLHMTIFWICVIIGVLVFAAMFWSMFAHRRSKRLESANFHENTRVEVLWTIIPLLILIGMAIPATRTLIHIYDASESDVDIQITGYQWKWHYKYLGEDVEFFSNLTTPRDQINNLEPKGEHYLLEVDEPLVIPVGAKVRFLITAADVIHSWWVPDLAVKKDAIPGFINESWTRIDEPGIYRGQCTELCGKDHGFMPVVVEVKSQDDYAAWLGEKKAEAAKLAELTSKEWTLEELVARGETVYQTTCASCHQPTGEGLPPMFPALKGSPIATGEAEDHISIVVKGSPGTSMPAFGPQLSEVDLAAVITYERNAWGNDKGDMVTPKDVLDFKQAEEASQ, encoded by the coding sequence ATGTCGCGACATCCACGAGTCTGGATGGGGATTGGGCTGTGGTCGCTATTCGGCCAGGCTCAAGCGGCCTGGGACGTGAATATGCGCTCCGGTGCCACGGACGTCAGTCGATCCGTGTTCGATCTGCACATGACCATCTTCTGGATCTGCGTGATCATCGGCGTGCTGGTGTTCGCGGCAATGTTCTGGTCGATGTTCGCCCACCGCCGCTCCAAGCGGCTGGAGTCGGCGAATTTCCATGAGAACACTCGGGTCGAGGTGCTCTGGACCATCATTCCTTTGCTGATCCTCATCGGTATGGCGATCCCGGCGACCCGCACGCTGATCCACATCTACGACGCGTCCGAGTCGGATGTGGATATCCAGATCACAGGCTATCAGTGGAAGTGGCACTACAAGTACCTGGGCGAGGACGTCGAGTTCTTCAGCAACCTCACCACGCCGCGAGACCAGATCAACAACCTCGAGCCCAAGGGCGAGCATTACCTGCTGGAAGTGGACGAGCCGCTGGTGATTCCGGTGGGCGCCAAGGTGCGCTTCCTGATCACCGCAGCGGACGTCATCCACTCCTGGTGGGTGCCGGACCTTGCGGTGAAGAAGGACGCCATACCGGGTTTCATCAACGAATCCTGGACCCGCATCGACGAGCCCGGGATCTACCGTGGGCAGTGCACCGAGCTGTGCGGCAAGGACCACGGCTTCATGCCGGTGGTCGTCGAGGTCAAGTCACAGGATGACTACGCCGCCTGGCTCGGCGAGAAGAAGGCAGAGGCGGCCAAGCTGGCCGAGCTGACCAGCAAGGAGTGGACGCTCGAGGAGTTGGTGGCGCGCGGCGAGACGGTTTACCAGACCACCTGCGCATCCTGTCACCAGCCCACGGGCGAGGGCCTGCCACCGATGTTCCCGGCGCTCAAGGGCTCGCCGATCGCCACCGGGGAGGCAGAAGACCACATCAGCATCGTCGTCAAGGGCTCGCCGGGCACGTCGATGCCGGCTTTCGGTCCGCAACTCTCGGAGGTCGACCTGGCTGCTGTGATCACCTACGAGCGCAACGCCTGGGGCAACGACAAGGGCGATATGGTCACGCCGAAAGACGTGCTCGACTTCAAACAGGCCGAAGAAGCCAGTCAATAG
- a CDS encoding PA0069 family radical SAM protein encodes MRSPSSIPRGRGTAINPDNRFAPTRSEAYDDGWEQDVPPTRATEVRIETAKTVLTRNQSPDVGFDRSVNPYRGCEHGCIYCFARPSHAYWDLSPGIDFETRLIAKTNLAERLEQELSKPGYVPQPIALGVNTDAYQPLEREQRLTRQALEILLRFKHPVHIITKGSLVLRDLDLLMPLAEQRLVSVSVSLTTLDDELKRIMEPRAASPSARLRVLRTLHEAGVPVSVMCAPMIPMINDMELERMLEAARDAGARSAGYVLLRLPHEVAALFDDWLQAHFPQRAAHVMSLVRQSRGGKDYDSRFGSRMRGEGQFAQLLAQRFQLACKRLGYNRRDQNDGLDCSRFAPPGQQMSLL; translated from the coding sequence ATGCGCTCTCCTTCGAGCATCCCGCGCGGTCGCGGCACCGCGATCAATCCGGATAATCGTTTCGCCCCGACACGCAGCGAAGCCTATGACGATGGCTGGGAGCAGGACGTGCCGCCTACGCGTGCCACCGAGGTGCGTATCGAGACAGCCAAGACGGTGCTCACGCGCAACCAGTCGCCGGATGTCGGTTTCGATCGTTCGGTGAACCCTTATCGCGGCTGCGAGCACGGTTGCATCTATTGCTTCGCGCGGCCCAGCCATGCCTACTGGGATCTGTCGCCCGGGATCGATTTCGAGACGCGGTTGATCGCCAAGACCAACCTCGCCGAGCGTCTGGAGCAGGAATTGAGCAAGCCCGGTTATGTCCCGCAGCCCATCGCGCTGGGCGTCAATACCGATGCCTACCAGCCGCTCGAGCGCGAACAGCGGTTGACCCGCCAGGCGCTGGAAATCCTGCTTCGCTTCAAGCATCCCGTGCACATCATCACTAAAGGGTCGCTGGTGCTGCGCGACTTGGATCTGCTGATGCCACTGGCCGAGCAGCGACTGGTCAGCGTGTCGGTGAGCCTGACAACGCTGGACGACGAGCTCAAACGCATCATGGAGCCGCGTGCTGCATCGCCCTCGGCGCGGTTGCGAGTGCTGCGTACCCTGCACGAGGCGGGCGTGCCGGTCAGCGTGATGTGCGCGCCGATGATCCCGATGATCAACGACATGGAGCTGGAGCGCATGCTCGAAGCCGCGCGGGACGCCGGCGCGCGTTCGGCCGGCTACGTGTTGCTGCGCCTGCCGCATGAGGTCGCGGCCTTGTTCGACGACTGGCTGCAGGCGCATTTCCCCCAGCGTGCTGCCCATGTCATGAGCCTGGTGCGGCAATCGCGCGGCGGCAAGGACTACGACAGCCGCTTCGGCAGCCGCATGCGCGGCGAAGGTCAGTTCGCCCAGCTGCTGGCCCAACGCTTCCAACTGGCATGCAAACGGTTGGGATACAACCGCCGGGACCAGAATGACGGCCTCGATTGCAGCCGCTTCGCCCCGCCCGGCCAGCAGATGAGCCTGCTCTGA
- the ctaD gene encoding cytochrome c oxidase subunit I, with the protein MSAVIDDHGHVGHDHHHGPAKGLSRWLLTTNHKDIGSMYLWFSFCAFLLGGSMAMVIRAELFQPGLQIVQPEFFNQMTTMHGLIMVFGAVMPAFVGLANWMIPLMIGAPDMALPRMNNFSFWLLPAAFGLLVSTLFMEGGGPNFGWTFYAPLSTTYAPESVTFFIFAIHLMGISSIMGAINVVATVLNLRAPGMTLMKMPLFVWTWLITAFLLIAVMPVLAGVVTMMLMDIHFGTSFFSAAGGGDPVLFQHVFWFFGHPEVYIMILPAFGAVSSIIPAFSRKPLFGYTSMVYATGAIAFLSFIVWSHHMFTVGIPLVGELFFMYATMLIAVPTGVKVFNWVSTMWRGSLTFEAPMLFAVAFVILFTIGGFSGLMLAIAPADFQYHDTYFVVAHFHYVLVPGAIFGIFASAYYWLPKWTGHMYDETLAKLHFWMSFVGMNLAFFPMHFVGLAGMPRRIPDYNMMFANFNMVSSIGAFMFGATQLLFLFIVIKCIRGGPAAPAKPWDGAEGLEWSVPSPAPYHTFSVPPDMHTLHEHRTGPKHD; encoded by the coding sequence ATGAGTGCAGTGATCGACGATCATGGTCATGTCGGGCATGACCATCACCATGGCCCAGCCAAGGGGCTGTCCCGCTGGCTATTGACCACCAACCACAAGGACATCGGCTCGATGTACCTGTGGTTCAGCTTCTGCGCCTTCCTGCTGGGCGGCTCGATGGCGATGGTGATCCGCGCCGAGCTGTTCCAGCCGGGATTGCAGATCGTGCAGCCCGAATTCTTCAACCAGATGACCACCATGCATGGCCTGATCATGGTCTTCGGTGCGGTGATGCCGGCGTTCGTCGGCCTGGCCAACTGGATGATTCCGTTGATGATCGGCGCGCCGGACATGGCGCTGCCGCGTATGAACAACTTCAGCTTCTGGCTGCTGCCGGCCGCGTTCGGGCTATTGGTTTCGACCTTGTTCATGGAAGGCGGCGGGCCGAACTTCGGCTGGACGTTCTATGCGCCGCTGTCGACCACCTACGCGCCGGAGTCGGTGACCTTTTTCATCTTCGCCATCCACCTGATGGGCATCAGCTCGATCATGGGCGCGATCAACGTGGTCGCCACCGTGCTCAACCTGCGCGCGCCGGGCATGACCCTGATGAAGATGCCATTGTTCGTCTGGACCTGGCTGATCACCGCTTTCCTGCTGATCGCGGTGATGCCCGTGCTGGCCGGTGTGGTGACCATGATGCTGATGGACATCCACTTCGGCACCAGTTTCTTCAGCGCCGCGGGCGGCGGTGACCCGGTGCTGTTCCAGCATGTGTTCTGGTTCTTCGGCCATCCGGAGGTATACATCATGATCCTGCCGGCGTTCGGCGCGGTCAGTTCGATCATCCCGGCGTTCAGCCGCAAGCCGTTGTTTGGCTACACCTCCATGGTCTATGCCACCGGAGCCATCGCCTTTCTCTCGTTCATCGTCTGGTCGCACCACATGTTCACCGTCGGCATCCCGCTGGTGGGCGAGCTGTTCTTCATGTACGCGACCATGCTGATCGCGGTGCCGACCGGCGTGAAGGTGTTCAACTGGGTGTCGACCATGTGGCGCGGCTCGCTGACCTTCGAAGCGCCCATGCTGTTCGCGGTGGCCTTCGTCATTTTGTTCACCATCGGCGGATTTTCCGGCCTGATGCTGGCCATCGCGCCGGCCGATTTCCAATACCACGACACCTATTTCGTGGTGGCGCACTTCCACTATGTGCTAGTGCCGGGAGCGATCTTCGGCATCTTCGCCTCGGCCTATTACTGGTTGCCCAAGTGGACCGGGCACATGTACGACGAAACCCTGGCCAAGCTGCACTTCTGGATGAGTTTCGTCGGCATGAACCTCGCGTTCTTCCCGATGCATTTCGTCGGCCTGGCGGGCATGCCGCGGCGTATCCCGGACTACAACATGATGTTCGCCAACTTCAACATGGTGTCCAGTATCGGCGCCTTCATGTTCGGTGCCACCCAGCTGTTGTTCCTGTTCATCGTCATCAAGTGCATCCGTGGCGGTCCCGCGGCGCCCGCCAAGCCCTGGGACGGTGCAGAAGGCCTGGAGTGGAGCGTGCCGTCGCCCGCGCCGTACCACACCTTCAGCGTTCCGCCGGACATGCATACCCTGCATGAGCACCGGACGGGACCGAAGCATGACTAG
- a CDS encoding SURF1 family protein encodes MNRFKPGLLPTLVVLTVLPLLVWLGFWQLERGEQKRDMLARQEARQQAEPVGPDQIERLEDPAYSRIHLQGSFDAEHSFLLDSRTRDGQVGVELLQPFQDQPSGRWVLLNRGWIPWPDRRIPPKFDTPDRPLKLSAWVYAPSGKPFLLNRRMAEGWPRLLNHVEVDALWKLLGRDGVEYELRLEAGPAAYRTDWPITSMRPQQHLGYAVQWFALAAALLALFIYFGVHQARGSTQ; translated from the coding sequence ATGAACCGATTCAAGCCCGGCCTGCTGCCGACCCTGGTGGTCCTGACAGTGCTGCCGCTGCTCGTCTGGCTGGGCTTCTGGCAGCTGGAACGGGGCGAGCAGAAGCGCGACATGCTGGCCCGCCAGGAAGCGCGACAACAGGCCGAGCCCGTGGGCCCGGACCAGATCGAGCGCCTCGAGGATCCCGCCTACAGCCGTATCCATCTGCAGGGCAGTTTCGATGCCGAGCACAGCTTTCTGCTCGACAGCCGCACCCGCGACGGACAGGTCGGCGTGGAGCTGTTGCAGCCCTTTCAGGATCAGCCCAGCGGTCGTTGGGTGCTGCTCAACCGTGGCTGGATTCCCTGGCCGGATCGGCGAATCCCGCCGAAGTTCGACACCCCGGATCGTCCGTTGAAGTTGTCTGCGTGGGTCTATGCGCCGTCCGGAAAACCGTTTCTGCTCAACCGTCGCATGGCCGAGGGCTGGCCGCGGCTGCTCAATCATGTCGAGGTCGACGCGCTCTGGAAGTTGCTCGGGCGTGATGGGGTCGAATACGAACTGCGCCTTGAAGCCGGCCCGGCGGCATACCGGACAGACTGGCCGATCACCAGCATGCGACCGCAGCAGCATCTGGGCTATGCCGTTCAATGGTTTGCGCTGGCAGCGGCATTGCTGGCGCTGTTCATCTACTTCGGCGTGCATCAGGCACGAGGGAGCACCCAGTGA
- a CDS encoding YheV family putative zinc ribbon protein — protein MTDSPRVTTKRFIAGAVCPACSATDSIKMWDVDGVPHRECVECGYADTLNAQGQSVPSELGTRVNQGKPKAADPQVQAVQFFPNPKLKKKPD, from the coding sequence ATGACCGATAGCCCCAGGGTAACCACCAAACGCTTCATTGCCGGTGCGGTGTGCCCGGCATGCAGCGCCACCGACAGCATCAAGATGTGGGACGTTGACGGCGTTCCGCATCGCGAGTGCGTCGAATGCGGCTATGCCGACACGCTCAACGCCCAGGGCCAATCGGTGCCCTCGGAGCTGGGTACGCGGGTCAACCAGGGCAAGCCGAAGGCGGCCGACCCGCAGGTGCAGGCGGTGCAGTTCTTTCCCAATCCCAAACTGAAGAAAAAGCCCGACTGA
- a CDS encoding cytochrome c oxidase subunit 3: protein MSQQTTPHENYYVPAQSKWPIVGTVALLTTVYGLGTWFNDLKADRAESNGPLIFFIGGLLIAYMMFGWFGSVVREGRAGLYSAQMDRSFRWGMSWFIFSEVMFFLAFFGVLFYIRYWVGPWLDGDGAKGVSGMLWPNFEYTWPLLNNPDPKLYPAPEGTISPWGLPLINTILLVSSSFTLTWAHHALRKGNRQQLKMGLGVTVLLGVIFLILQIEEYVHAYTELGLTLGSGIYGATFFMLTGFHGAHVTMGAIILTVMLVRSFRGHFTPEQHFGFEAAAWYWHFVDVVWIGLFVFVYVL, encoded by the coding sequence ATGAGCCAACAGACCACCCCGCATGAGAATTACTACGTTCCTGCCCAGAGCAAATGGCCGATCGTCGGGACGGTGGCGCTGCTCACGACCGTCTATGGCTTGGGCACCTGGTTCAACGACCTCAAGGCTGATCGTGCCGAGTCCAATGGGCCGCTGATCTTTTTCATCGGCGGTCTGCTGATCGCCTACATGATGTTCGGCTGGTTCGGCTCGGTGGTGCGTGAAGGCCGCGCCGGGCTGTATAGCGCGCAGATGGACCGCTCGTTCCGCTGGGGCATGAGCTGGTTCATTTTCTCGGAAGTGATGTTCTTCCTGGCCTTCTTCGGCGTCCTGTTCTACATCCGCTACTGGGTCGGTCCGTGGCTCGATGGTGACGGCGCCAAGGGCGTCAGCGGAATGCTCTGGCCGAACTTCGAGTACACATGGCCACTGCTGAACAATCCCGATCCCAAGCTGTACCCGGCGCCGGAGGGCACCATCAGCCCCTGGGGATTGCCGTTGATCAACACGATTCTGCTGGTCTCCTCCAGCTTCACCTTGACCTGGGCGCATCACGCCCTGCGCAAGGGAAACCGCCAGCAGCTCAAGATGGGGTTGGGTGTCACCGTGCTGCTGGGCGTGATCTTCCTGATCCTGCAGATCGAAGAGTACGTACACGCCTACACCGAGCTTGGCTTGACCCTCGGTTCGGGAATCTATGGCGCGACATTCTTCATGCTGACCGGCTTTCACGGTGCCCACGTGACCATGGGCGCGATCATCCTGACAGTGATGCTGGTGCGCAGCTTTCGCGGCCATTTCACACCCGAACAGCACTTCGGTTTCGAGGCCGCAGCCTGGTACTGGCACTTCGTCGATGTGGTGTGGATCGGCCTGTTCGTATTCGTCTACGTACTCTAG
- a CDS encoding COX15/CtaA family protein has product MAKPGYRLALVATLLTVVVVLLGAYTRLTHAGLGCPDWPGCYGFLSVPMSEDKQHLAALRFPDAPLEVNKGWNEMVHRYFAGALGVVILALAVQALRRRAQPDQPVGLPLLLLAVVVTQAAFGMWTVTLQLWPQVVTAHLLGGFTTLSLLFLLCLRLSGHQPALAPIPAWVRRFAAVALLAVIAQITLGGWVSSNYAAVACTDFPTCHGRWWPDMDFANAFNLTHHDIGPNYLGGMLYGEARTAIHVTHRLGALVVTALLLALSWQLWRNGLSRLAGLLLAALALQVGLGISNVLLNLPLAVAVAHNGGGALLLLVTVLINHRLYLSRRHAATAGDPARSNANTMGGLDLPRA; this is encoded by the coding sequence ATGGCAAAACCCGGATACCGCCTCGCCCTCGTCGCTACGCTGTTGACCGTTGTGGTCGTGCTGCTGGGCGCCTATACGCGGCTGACCCACGCCGGTCTCGGTTGTCCGGATTGGCCCGGCTGTTACGGTTTTCTCAGCGTGCCGATGAGCGAAGACAAGCAGCATCTGGCCGCGCTGCGCTTTCCCGATGCGCCGCTGGAAGTGAACAAGGGTTGGAACGAGATGGTGCACCGCTACTTTGCCGGTGCCCTGGGCGTGGTGATCCTCGCGCTTGCGGTGCAGGCGCTGCGCCGGCGCGCGCAACCGGATCAGCCGGTCGGGCTGCCGCTGTTGCTGCTGGCGGTGGTCGTCACTCAGGCGGCGTTCGGCATGTGGACGGTGACCCTGCAACTCTGGCCGCAGGTGGTGACGGCGCATCTGCTGGGCGGATTCACCACCTTGAGCCTGTTGTTCCTGCTTTGCCTGCGTTTGTCGGGGCACCAGCCTGCCCTGGCTCCGATACCGGCTTGGGTCAGACGGTTCGCGGCAGTCGCGCTTTTGGCGGTGATTGCGCAGATCACCCTCGGCGGCTGGGTCAGCAGCAATTACGCGGCGGTCGCCTGCACCGATTTCCCGACGTGCCACGGGCGCTGGTGGCCGGACATGGATTTCGCCAATGCATTCAACCTGACCCACCACGATATCGGCCCCAACTACCTGGGCGGCATGCTTTATGGCGAGGCGCGCACCGCCATCCATGTCACTCACCGCCTCGGCGCACTGGTCGTCACGGCATTGCTGCTGGCGTTGAGCTGGCAGCTCTGGCGCAACGGGCTGTCGCGGCTCGCCGGGCTGTTGCTGGCGGCGTTGGCGCTGCAGGTCGGGCTGGGCATCAGCAACGTCCTGCTGAACCTGCCCCTGGCTGTTGCCGTCGCCCACAACGGCGGCGGTGCGTTGCTGCTGCTGGTGACCGTGCTGATCAACCATCGCCTTTACCTGAGCCGTCGGCACGCTGCCACGGCGGGCGACCCGGCGCGCTCGAACGCGAACACGATGGGCGGGCTCGACCTGCCCCGCGCATGA
- a CDS encoding cytochrome c oxidase assembly protein produces the protein MNTELPLGRLVRRLLLVVVAMFAFGFALVPIYDVMCKAFGINGKTAGAYDGVQIADEAREVRVQFLATNAAGMVWEFKPAADQLSVNPGASREMRFVAYNPTDKPMTAQAVPSVSPAKAAAYFHKTECFCFTQQVLQPGERIEMPVRFIVDRDLPADVRHLTLAYTLFDITSRQPPVAVVDRASRVVAKESLQ, from the coding sequence ATGAACACTGAGTTGCCGCTGGGCCGCCTGGTTCGTCGACTGCTGCTGGTCGTCGTGGCGATGTTCGCGTTCGGCTTCGCGCTGGTGCCGATCTATGACGTGATGTGCAAGGCCTTTGGCATCAACGGCAAGACGGCCGGCGCCTATGACGGCGTGCAGATCGCGGACGAGGCTCGCGAAGTGCGGGTCCAGTTCCTCGCCACGAATGCCGCCGGGATGGTCTGGGAGTTCAAGCCGGCGGCCGATCAGCTCAGCGTGAATCCCGGTGCCAGCCGCGAGATGCGCTTCGTCGCCTATAACCCCACGGACAAGCCGATGACCGCGCAGGCGGTGCCCAGCGTGTCGCCGGCCAAGGCAGCGGCCTACTTCCACAAGACCGAGTGCTTCTGCTTTACCCAACAGGTTCTGCAACCCGGTGAACGCATCGAGATGCCGGTGCGCTTCATCGTCGACCGTGATCTGCCTGCGGATGTGCGTCACCTGACGCTCGCGTACACCCTGTTCGACATCACGTCTCGCCAACCGCCCGTCGCCGTCGTTGATCGGGCGTCCCGGGTGGTGGCCAAGGAGAGTCTGCAATGA
- a CDS encoding DUF1835 domain-containing protein, with protein MWHLTCGDLAADCIRPLLGDGEAIHVLRDDLAVGPLVDIQSPPCAERVAFWERLWPDALVPRPDFTGIGADAEWLAQLGRQSRSVLVWHGDSASEQLMLARVAAALDASSLRLREVVCGTGDSRVGTRMAVSMHSPDALAALYQPRTVEPLRRAGLASQWRTAVRENAAVRRWVDGRFVSEDYARIDQALTAACIGDEKPLARAMADVMGHCDGFFPTDLFLYWRARELARRGVIELSDRAAAHYTGVQVRGAG; from the coding sequence ATGTGGCATCTCACCTGTGGCGACCTTGCGGCCGACTGCATACGACCGTTGCTGGGCGATGGCGAAGCGATCCATGTGCTGCGTGACGACCTCGCCGTCGGGCCGCTGGTCGACATCCAATCCCCACCGTGCGCGGAGCGCGTGGCGTTCTGGGAGCGCCTCTGGCCGGACGCGCTGGTGCCGCGACCGGATTTCACAGGGATTGGCGCCGACGCCGAGTGGCTGGCGCAGCTGGGCCGCCAGTCGCGCTCAGTGCTCGTCTGGCATGGCGACAGCGCCAGCGAACAATTGATGCTGGCCCGCGTGGCGGCGGCCCTCGACGCGTCGTCGTTGCGGTTGCGGGAGGTGGTTTGCGGTACTGGCGACAGCCGCGTCGGCACGCGGATGGCGGTGTCCATGCACTCGCCGGACGCGCTGGCGGCGCTCTATCAGCCACGCACGGTCGAGCCGCTCAGGCGCGCCGGGCTCGCCAGCCAATGGCGCACGGCGGTGCGGGAAAACGCGGCCGTACGGCGCTGGGTGGACGGGCGCTTCGTGAGTGAGGACTACGCGCGCATCGATCAGGCCTTGACCGCCGCCTGTATCGGCGACGAGAAACCACTGGCCCGGGCCATGGCCGATGTGATGGGCCACTGCGACGGATTCTTCCCCACTGACCTGTTCCTCTACTGGCGAGCTCGCGAGCTGGCCAGGCGGGGCGTGATCGAACTGAGCGACCGCGCCGCGGCGCACTACACCGGCGTGCAGGTTCGCGGCGCGGGCTGA